In Pseudomonas glycinae, the DNA window CGTCGGCAACTTCGATGCGCGCCTTGCGTTTGTCTGCGTTGGGCATCTCCTGCCGGTAACCGACCATCTGCATGGTCATGAAGTCCTGATCGACGCTCCAGCGATCCGGGCCGCCCACGGGGTAGTTCTGCAGACCGAGCACCAGCTTGGGATCGGGCAACTCGCCCGCCGGAATGGCCGCGCTGCTGGCGGCCTGGATTTTCTGATCTTGTGCGGTCAGCGACGGCGCATTGTTTTCGGCCAGCCGCAGCGCTTGATCGAGTGTCAGCGCGGCGGCGAAACCCGGCCACGCGAGCACGCTTGCCGCAAAGCCGGCCACCAGAGGCCAACCCGTGCAATTGCACTTGAATGTCATGTTTACGATTCCTGTGATCGTCCACTGCGCGCGGCGTAAAACACGCGCACAGCCAAATCACTCCGCCTGGGCGGAATGAGCTTCGAGGGGGGGACAGGAATCAGGTGCGGGGCGGTCGCCAGACCCCGGACGGGGCCGCTAGCGGCAGGGAGTCACTGAAGAACGAATGCGTGACAGGGCTGAAAACGGTAACGGGCGGCTTGAGGATCGCGACTTGCAGCAAGCCGCCGGTCTTGCACTCCTGGCCGGGTTTGCAGGGGGAACCATGGTCGGCAGGACTCTTCATGTCCTGGCAGCAATCCATGTTCATGCCGTCCATCATCGCCATGCCCATGGTTTGCATCGGGCACGGTTCTGTCGGTGCCTGCACGCCCGCCATCCCGCTGAGGGGAAGCGCCAGGCTGATCAGGAAAACGAGACAAAACCGCAGATAGCGTTTCATGGCCGGGAGTCTAGTCGTGAAAACGGGCGCCTACAATCGGCTGCCCGGCGATCTCACCGGACACGCATTAAGCCAGGATTAGCAGCAGAAAATGATGCAGCAGGCGCCCGATCACCTAACCTCAATGCTTGTGTGATCAACCGGAATCGCCCAGTCCCATGCGTAATGCATTGAAGTCATTGATGTTCATCACCCTGACGCTGCTCTGTCCGGGTGTCTCGATGGTGTCGGCCGCCGACTTGCCCGGCACGCCCGATGTCGGCGCCCCGCTCCCCGGCGTCTCGCAAAGCGATCTGCAAGCCCTGCAACTGCGCCTCGACGGCCTCAAGCAGCAAATCTCGTCCGCCAACAATTACAACCAGCTCGAAGGCCCGCAGGATCGGGTGCAGACGTTCATTCTGGACATTGATCGACTGTCGGCGTCGCTGTTGCCGCAGCAGGCGCAACTGGCCGTGCAACTGGGCGTGCTCGGTGCCGCGCCGGCCGAAGCGGTCGCTGCCGAACAAGCCGATATCGCGGCGCAGCGGGCGACGTTGATCGAGCAAAAAACCAAAGTCGATACGGCGTTGAAGAACCTCGCCATCCTCAAGCAAAGCGCCACGGAGCTGATCACCCAGATCGCCGGTATCCGCCGCACCTTGCTCGAAAGCGAACTGACGCTCAGCACCGACAGCATTCTGAATCCCGGTTTCTGGGCTCCCCTTGTCAATCCGTCAGCGGACGACCGCCAGCGTCTGCGCTTTTTCGTCGAACAGGTGCAACAGACCGGTGCCGAAGCCTGGCAACCCGGCCAGCGTTTTTACACCGCCCTGCTGGTGGTGCTGGCCTTCGTCGTCTGGACGCTGGGCCGGCGGCTGGCCGATCGCTGGCTGGCGTGGGTGTGCATTCACCGCATGCCGGAAGGCCGGCTGCGCCGCAGTTCGCTGGCTTTCGCTTCCGCGCTGGCGACACTCGCAACCACCGCCATCGCCCTGCAATTGCTCTATTACGCCTGCACCCGTCACGTGCCGTTGCCGCCGATGCTGGCGACATTTTCCGATGAGTTCGGGAAAGTGGTTTATGCCTGCGTGCTGATCACAGGGCTCAGCCGCGCCCTGCTGTCCACCGAGCACCCGTCGTGGCGCTTGCCGGCGGTGGCTGACGAGGTGGCAAACGCGCTGCAGCCGTTTGCGCGAATCCTCGCCGCCGCGCTGTTGGTGCTGGTGACGGCGGTGCAGGTCAGCAACGCCTCCGGCATGAGCAGCCAGATCGTGCTCGCAGGCCGAGGCATCATTGCGCTGGTGGTGCTGGTCATCGTCACAACGTTGCTGATGCGCGTCGGTAAAGTGCGCAAAGTGTTGGCGGCGGCCGGGGATACGCAAGTGGCGGGCAACACCTTCGCCGGGGTGATTTACACCGTGGCCACCCTGGCCATGGTGCTGTCGTTCGGCACCCTGCTGACGGGGTATGTGTCGCTGGCGCGGTTCATCACCTACGAACTGGTCTGGGCGTTTATCGTGTTTTCCGGGTTTTACCTGCTGATGCAGTTGCTCAAGGACAGCTGCGAGTACTTCTTCTCGCCCCGCCACTCCAGCGGCAAGGCGCTGAAACAGCTGCTGG includes these proteins:
- a CDS encoding DUF3772 domain-containing protein — translated: MRNALKSLMFITLTLLCPGVSMVSAADLPGTPDVGAPLPGVSQSDLQALQLRLDGLKQQISSANNYNQLEGPQDRVQTFILDIDRLSASLLPQQAQLAVQLGVLGAAPAEAVAAEQADIAAQRATLIEQKTKVDTALKNLAILKQSATELITQIAGIRRTLLESELTLSTDSILNPGFWAPLVNPSADDRQRLRFFVEQVQQTGAEAWQPGQRFYTALLVVLAFVVWTLGRRLADRWLAWVCIHRMPEGRLRRSSLAFASALATLATTAIALQLLYYACTRHVPLPPMLATFSDEFGKVVYACVLITGLSRALLSTEHPSWRLPAVADEVANALQPFARILAAALLVLVTAVQVSNASGMSSQIVLAGRGIIALVVLVIVTTLLMRVGKVRKVLAAAGDTQVAGNTFAGVIYTVATLAMVLSFGTLLTGYVSLARFITYELVWAFIVFSGFYLLMQLLKDSCEYFFSPRHSSGKALKQLLGVGDRRLEQASTLLAGFGRAALLLLAVITLFVGGIGTTLGQLANNIGTILGGAGLRKLNIVPGHLLNAMLALLIGIYLIRALRRWLDNEFLPKTDMDPGMCASLSTLFSNIGYAVVILLTLSSLGVQWTNLAWIVSALSVGIGFGLQEIVKNFVSGLILLTERPVKVGDLISISGVEGDIRRINVRATEIQLSDRSIVIVPNSQLISQNLRNVTLGGSAQGVATLELMFPLDIDPEQVQNLLFDTYKEHETILEKPAPFVRFSKLTPEGITLTVTGYVASPRIVGTTKSDLLFEILKRLGAAGIELAKPPST